A genomic window from Flavobacterium johnsoniae includes:
- a CDS encoding Pycsar system effector family protein, with translation MNLIEQSEDFVSNLLKDKLSNLYSYHNFNHTFTVVTAVKELCKKEDVEADDKEALLVAAWFHDTGYVHGYENHENTSTKIAADFLREKGKSDEFIALVSSLILATAKEYEPKTHLEKIIKDADYAHLMGTEYTTTCELLRLELKNTGIVSFSNAEWTRENLNFLLNKHRFYTDHALKKWQPLKEKNLLLIQKKINKQELKAAAAIEEENKKKDKTEKPDRGIDTLFRVTLGNHTRLSGIADSKANILLSVNAIIISIALSSIIPKLDSPKNAHLVVPTFIMLMSSVITIIFAILSTRPKVTSGFFTRGDVEAKKVNLMFFGNFYKMPLEDYDWAMNEMMKDRDYLYSTMIKDLYYLGLVLQRKYNLLRIAYNFFMFGLIITVISFVIAFKSI, from the coding sequence ATGAATCTAATAGAACAATCCGAAGATTTCGTCAGTAATTTACTCAAAGATAAACTTTCTAATTTATATTCTTACCATAATTTTAACCATACTTTCACTGTGGTTACGGCGGTAAAAGAACTTTGTAAAAAAGAAGATGTCGAAGCTGATGATAAAGAGGCGCTTTTAGTAGCGGCGTGGTTTCACGATACAGGATATGTTCATGGATATGAAAATCACGAAAATACAAGCACCAAAATAGCTGCTGACTTTTTGCGAGAAAAAGGAAAATCAGACGAATTTATAGCACTTGTTTCTAGTTTGATTTTAGCTACAGCTAAAGAATATGAACCGAAAACACATTTGGAAAAAATCATTAAAGACGCCGATTATGCGCATTTAATGGGAACTGAATACACTACAACTTGCGAATTATTACGTCTGGAATTAAAAAATACTGGAATTGTAAGTTTTTCTAACGCCGAATGGACGAGAGAAAATTTAAATTTCTTATTGAATAAGCATCGTTTTTATACCGATCACGCTTTAAAAAAATGGCAACCATTAAAAGAAAAAAATCTATTATTAATTCAGAAGAAAATCAATAAACAAGAATTAAAAGCCGCCGCTGCGATCGAAGAAGAAAACAAAAAGAAAGACAAAACAGAAAAACCAGATCGCGGAATTGATACTTTGTTTCGTGTTACACTTGGAAATCACACACGTTTAAGCGGAATTGCCGATAGTAAAGCGAATATTTTATTGTCTGTAAATGCTATTATTATTTCGATTGCACTTTCGTCAATTATCCCAAAATTGGATAGTCCAAAAAATGCACATTTGGTTGTTCCGACTTTTATTATGTTGATGTCTAGTGTAATTACGATTATTTTTGCAATACTTTCAACAAGACCAAAAGTAACATCAGGATTTTTTACAAGAGGAGATGTAGAAGCTAAAAAAGTAAATTTAATGTTCTTCGGGAATTTCTATAAAATGCCTTTGGAAGATTACGATTGGGCAATGAATGAAATGATGAAAGACAGAGATTATCTTTATTCAACTATGATTAAAGATTTATATTATCTTGGATTGGTTTTGCAACGAAAATACAATCTACTCCGAATTGCCTATAACTTTTTTATGTTCGGATTAATTATAACGGTTATTTCGTTTGTAATTGCTTTTAAATCGATTTAA
- a CDS encoding metallophosphoesterase — protein sequence MKLFLDNHFIAKIKTRAIALAILFLVYSCATHKPQYGKNVSANENENATDTIKIAHTFYLVGDAGNADEEQAQQTLELLHKRLKKANKKSTLLFLGDNIYPKGFPSDKNSGDKALAETKLTNQLKLADGYRGKTVFIPGNHDWYSGIKGLELQADFVTKHLNDKKAFLPRKSCPIEDVKIDSTTTLVTIDSEWFLEDWDDHPTINDNCEIKTREAFFEELENILNKNQEKTVVLAIHHPLLSNGTHGGQFSLEKQLFPLEQKIPLPIIGSFINLLRKTSGVSPQDIQNKQYTIYAKRIKTLLQKQKNVIVVSGHDHNLQYISKENIQQIISGAGSKSEAARAINENDFSYGGNGYATLTLFKSGDAKVSYYGNENNKEKLLFEREIIKAKEINWASDIPNKFPSKITTSIYSSKMTDKSWLHSFLFGKHYRKYYSMPIEATVATVDTLKGGLKPIREGGGHQSVSLRMSDPKGREFVMRGMKKSATVFLQSVAFKDQYVVNDFEDTYAESFLFDFYTTSHPYAPYAIDGMSNKIGLLHTNPILYYIPRQNGLGEFNAGFGDQLYMIEERPADNHLDGKNFGNPSNIIGTDDLMLNLHKDEKYSVDEKEYIKARLFDILIGDWDRHSDQWRWAEFKKDGKVIYKPIPRDRDQAFVKYDGALLSILMNIPALRHMRTFKDKIGNVKWLSREPYPQDLAFLKTADQKDWIEQAKYIQDNLSDADIEKSFKNMPKEVQDETVDEIIRKLKNRKKELQKYAAIYANVLSRTVMIAGTDKKDKFVLNHNAKKSIEIQVFRAKKEGDELQYTKTVTDAKTKNLWIYGLDDDDIFEVKGNYKSNIKIRLIGGQNNDTYNIENGRKVIVYDFKSKQNTYNLSRGLGTKTQTQLTDDYDVNLYNYEKPKYNVVSGLPNIGFNPDDGVKVGINLNYTVNNFKQNPYTQRHVLNAFYYFATGGLEFNYAAHFPGLLGKWVIDVESLYTTPNFAMNYFGYGNEAQYDDDLSLDYNRVRIRKFNASGAIRHVGRYGSEFSIQPIFQRMTVEETENRYINIPGIVNPDVFNTQNYGSLKVKYLFKNSDFAAKPTLGMFFMIAGTWTANLDETSKNFPTLESALGFTHKIDKNGKLVLASYLKGKAIFNNNYEFYQGAALGGDTDLRGFRNERFLGNSYFSQSSDLRLSIGRIRKTIAPFTYGILGGFDYGRVWLDGEDSKKWHHDYGGGLWLNAINVLTARISYFKSPDEIGRVIFGAAYSF from the coding sequence ATGAAATTGTTTTTGGATAATCATTTTATTGCAAAAATTAAAACGAGAGCTATTGCTTTGGCAATACTTTTTCTTGTTTATTCTTGTGCAACTCACAAGCCTCAATATGGAAAAAATGTAAGCGCGAACGAAAATGAAAACGCTACAGATACTATAAAAATTGCGCATACTTTTTATTTAGTTGGCGATGCTGGAAATGCTGATGAAGAGCAAGCACAGCAGACACTTGAACTGTTGCATAAAAGACTGAAAAAAGCCAATAAAAAATCGACGTTGCTTTTCTTGGGAGATAACATTTATCCGAAAGGTTTTCCGAGTGATAAAAATTCTGGAGACAAGGCTTTAGCCGAAACTAAGCTGACTAATCAATTAAAATTAGCCGACGGTTATCGAGGAAAAACCGTTTTTATTCCTGGAAATCACGATTGGTACAGCGGCATTAAAGGGCTTGAATTACAAGCAGATTTTGTTACAAAACACTTAAATGATAAGAAGGCATTTTTACCAAGAAAGTCATGCCCAATTGAAGATGTAAAAATAGATAGTACCACAACGTTAGTAACTATTGATAGTGAATGGTTTTTGGAAGATTGGGACGATCATCCAACAATAAATGATAATTGTGAGATTAAAACCAGAGAAGCTTTTTTTGAAGAACTGGAAAATATTTTAAACAAAAATCAAGAAAAAACAGTTGTCCTTGCTATTCATCACCCTTTATTGAGCAACGGAACACACGGCGGACAGTTTTCATTAGAGAAACAATTATTCCCGTTAGAGCAAAAAATTCCTTTGCCAATTATTGGTTCGTTTATTAATTTATTGAGAAAAACTTCTGGTGTAAGTCCGCAAGACATTCAAAATAAACAATACACAATTTATGCTAAGCGAATAAAAACGCTTTTGCAAAAGCAGAAAAACGTAATTGTGGTTTCTGGACACGATCATAATCTTCAATATATCAGCAAAGAAAATATTCAGCAGATTATTAGCGGTGCCGGATCTAAATCTGAAGCGGCAAGAGCAATAAATGAAAATGATTTTTCATACGGCGGAAATGGTTACGCAACTTTAACTCTTTTTAAAAGCGGCGATGCTAAAGTTTCTTATTATGGAAATGAAAACAATAAAGAAAAACTACTTTTTGAGCGTGAAATTATAAAAGCCAAAGAAATTAACTGGGCTTCAGATATTCCGAATAAATTTCCATCTAAAATTACAACCTCAATTTATTCTTCTAAAATGACTGATAAAAGCTGGTTGCATAGCTTTTTGTTCGGAAAACATTATAGAAAATATTACAGCATGCCAATTGAAGCCACAGTTGCAACTGTTGACACTCTAAAAGGCGGTTTGAAACCCATTCGCGAAGGCGGCGGGCATCAATCTGTTTCTTTGAGAATGTCTGATCCAAAAGGTCGTGAATTTGTAATGCGCGGCATGAAAAAAAGTGCCACAGTATTTTTACAGTCTGTTGCTTTTAAAGATCAATATGTGGTAAATGATTTTGAAGATACTTATGCAGAAAGTTTCTTATTCGATTTTTACACCACTTCTCACCCGTATGCGCCTTACGCGATTGATGGAATGTCTAATAAAATTGGGCTTCTTCATACAAATCCGATACTTTATTATATTCCAAGACAAAATGGTTTGGGCGAATTCAATGCGGGTTTTGGAGATCAATTATATATGATTGAAGAAAGACCAGCGGATAATCATTTGGATGGAAAAAATTTCGGAAATCCAAGTAATATAATTGGAACTGATGATTTGATGCTAAATCTTCATAAAGATGAAAAATATTCAGTTGACGAAAAAGAATACATAAAAGCTCGTTTGTTTGATATCTTAATTGGTGATTGGGACAGACATAGCGATCAATGGCGCTGGGCGGAATTTAAAAAAGATGGAAAAGTAATTTACAAACCTATTCCGCGCGACAGAGATCAGGCATTTGTAAAATACGATGGAGCTTTGCTTTCTATTTTAATGAATATTCCTGCATTGCGCCACATGCGTACTTTTAAAGATAAAATTGGCAATGTAAAATGGCTAAGTAGAGAACCTTACCCTCAGGATTTGGCTTTCTTAAAAACGGCTGACCAAAAAGATTGGATTGAACAAGCAAAATATATTCAGGATAATTTATCGGATGCTGACATTGAAAAATCTTTTAAAAACATGCCAAAAGAAGTTCAGGATGAAACCGTTGATGAAATCATTCGAAAACTAAAAAATCGCAAAAAAGAACTTCAAAAATATGCTGCAATTTATGCTAATGTTCTAAGCAGAACGGTTATGATTGCCGGAACGGATAAAAAAGACAAGTTTGTTTTGAACCATAACGCTAAAAAAAGTATTGAAATTCAGGTTTTCAGAGCTAAAAAAGAAGGCGACGAATTGCAATATACCAAAACGGTTACCGATGCTAAAACCAAAAACTTATGGATTTATGGTTTAGATGATGATGATATTTTTGAAGTTAAAGGAAATTACAAATCAAATATTAAAATTCGATTAATTGGTGGTCAGAACAATGACACTTACAACATTGAAAACGGAAGAAAAGTTATTGTATATGATTTTAAATCAAAGCAAAATACTTATAATTTATCCCGAGGCCTCGGGACTAAAACACAGACTCAGTTAACAGACGATTACGATGTTAACTTATACAATTATGAAAAACCAAAATATAACGTAGTTTCTGGTCTTCCAAATATTGGTTTTAATCCTGATGATGGTGTAAAAGTGGGTATTAATTTAAATTATACTGTTAATAATTTTAAACAGAATCCGTACACGCAGAGACATGTTTTAAATGCTTTTTATTACTTCGCAACTGGAGGTTTAGAATTTAATTATGCGGCACATTTCCCTGGATTATTAGGGAAATGGGTTATTGATGTTGAATCACTTTATACAACTCCAAATTTTGCAATGAATTATTTTGGATACGGAAATGAAGCGCAATATGATGATGATTTGAGTTTGGATTATAACCGAGTTCGTATTAGAAAATTTAATGCTTCTGGCGCGATTAGACATGTTGGAAGATATGGAAGTGAATTTAGTATTCAGCCAATTTTCCAAAGAATGACGGTTGAAGAAACTGAAAATAGATATATTAATATTCCGGGAATTGTAAATCCAGATGTTTTTAATACTCAGAATTATGGAAGTTTGAAAGTGAAATATCTTTTCAAAAATTCTGATTTTGCAGCGAAACCAACTTTAGGAATGTTTTTTATGATTGCTGGAACTTGGACTGCTAATCTTGATGAAACTAGCAAAAACTTTCCTACTTTAGAAAGTGCTTTAGGATTTACGCATAAAATTGATAAAAACGGAAAACTGGTTTTGGCAAGTTATCTTAAAGGAAAAGCTATTTTCAATAATAATTATGAATTTTATCAAGGTGCAGCTTTAGGCGGCGATACTGATTTAAGAGGATTTAGAAATGAGCGTTTCTTAGGAAATTCTTATTTTTCACAAAGTTCTGATTTACGTTTGAGTATTGGTAGAATCAGAAAAACTATTGCTCCTTTCACATATGGAATTTTAGGTGGTTTTGATTATGGAAGAGTTTGGCTTGATGGTGAAGATTCTAAAAAATGGCACCACGATTACGGCGGCGGACTTTGGTTAAACGCTATTAATGTTTTGACTGCCAGAATTTCATACTTTAAATCTCCTGACGAAATTGGAAGGGTGATTTTTGGAGCGGCTTATAGCTTTTAA